One window of Suricata suricatta isolate VVHF042 chromosome 6, meerkat_22Aug2017_6uvM2_HiC, whole genome shotgun sequence genomic DNA carries:
- the IL5 gene encoding interleukin-5 — protein sequence MRMLLHLSLLALGTACVSAMAVQSPMNRLVAETLALLSTHRTLLIGDGNLMIPTPEHNNHQLCIEEVFQGIDTLKNRTAPGDAVEKLFKNLSLIKEHIDIQKKKCGGERWRVKKFLDYLQVFLGVINTEWTTES from the exons ATGAGAATGCTTCTGCATTTGAGTTTGCTAGCTCTTGGGACTGCCTGTGTTTCTGCCATGGCTGTACAAAGTCCCATGAATAGGCTGGTGGCAGAGACCTTGGCACTGCTCTCCACGCATCGAACTCTGCTGATAGGCGATGGG aaccTGATGATTCCTACTCCTGAACATAACAAT CACCAACTGTGCATTGAAGAAGTCTTTCAGGGTATAGACACACTAAAGAATCGAACTGCACCGGGGGATGCTGTGGAAAAGCTGTTCAAAAACTTGTCTTTAATAAAAGAACACATAGACATCcaaaaa aaaaAGTGTGGTGGAGAAAGATGGAGAGTGAAAAAGTTCCTAGACTACCTGCAAGTGTTTCTTGGTGTAATAAACACTGAGTGGACAACAGAAAGTTGA